The Crassaminicella indica genomic interval TTTTCAATTTCTTCTAAAGACATAAGCTGCTCTGTAAATCCAAATCCTTTTGGAAGATTACTCGATTTCATATTATTAGGTAAATGCTTATAAGTAAGGATTTCTCCATCATCTACTATATTTACAACTAATTGGATCACATTTTGCAACTCTCTAACATTTCCCGGCCAATGATAATTCATCATGCCTCTATAAAAGCTTTCATGAACCCCTTTTATATTTTTTTCCATTCGACTGCTGAATTTTTCTATAAAATAATCAATAAATATTTTTATATCCTCTTTTCTCTCCCTTAACGAAGGAGTTTTTATAGGCATTACATTCAATCTATAAAAGAGATCCTCTCTAAAATTACCAAGCTCAACCTCTTTTTTCAAATCCTTATGGGTTGCAGCAATCACCCTTACATCAATAGGAATTACATTATGCCCACCAATCCTTACTATTTGTCTTGTTTCTAACACTCTAAGCAAATTTGTTTGAGTATCTAAAGGCATATCCCCTATTTCATCTAAAAATATCGTCCCTCCATCTGCAAGTTCAAACTTCCCTGGATGTCCACCTCTTTTAGCACCAGTAAAAGCTCCTTCTACATATCCAAAAAGCTCACTTCCTACAAGTTCTCTAGGAATAGCTCCACAGTTTAAAAATACAAATGGCTTCTTTCTTCTTTGACTTTCATTATGAATAGCTTGAGCAAAAAGTTCTTTTCCTGTCCCACTCTCTCCTAATAATAATATAGTTGTATCCGTTCCTGCAGCTAAAGTAGCTAATCTTATTGCTTCTTTTATTTTTTTACTATTTCCTAATATATCATTAAATCTAAATCTTGCTTCTGCACCAACGATTTTATTGACCAAGCTGTGTACAGTTTTTGATTCTTTAAAGGTAAATACAACTCCTTCTACTTCATTCGTTCCCCGATCTAATATAGGTGTTACGGTTACTATACAAGAAATATCTTTTCCTTTTTTAGTTTTAAAATAAATTTCTTCTTCTTCATATTTTTTTCCATTATTTATCCTTCTCATTATTCTGTCATAATTTTTTTGATCTAAAATAGCATGGATATTTTCTCCTAATATATCTTCTTCTTTAAGTCCTAAAAACCTTCGTGCAAATAAATTAATATCCATTATAATTCCTTTATTGTCCGTACAAATTAACCCTTCTGAAATAGATTCCATAATAGCATAAAAATGCTTATTTGCTCTATCAAGCTTTTTGTTGGTTTTCTCCAGCTTCATTTTCTTTCCTATTGCTTGAGCTGCTGCAACCACCATTCCTAATGTATGAGGATGAACATTCTCTTTAGGTCCTGTAGCACTAAGAACCCCTATAATTTCTTCTTTTTCACCCCTTATAGGACAAGCTGATGACGCCCAATTATGATACTGCTTGCAATAATGCTCTGCCCCTATAACTTGAATCGGTTGTCCAATCTCAAGAGCAGTACCTATTGCATTAGTACCGATAACAGCTTCTTGAACATTGCAGCCTTTATAAATATTAAGCTTTCCATATTTTTTTATAAGCTCATAATCCCCTATACACTCTATAACATACCCATCCTTGTCTGTAAGTCTTACAATAAAGCCTGTATTTTCAACTATTTGACGAAGACTGTGCATAAAAGGCATTGCTGTTTTTATTAAAAATATACTTTTTCTATACTTTTTTTCAAAAGCTTCATCTGATAATTCATTTTTGATTTCTTCATCCATTGGATCTACACCATGTAATTTACTACGCATCCAAGAATAAGCAATCACATCTCTTATTAAGTCTTTTTCTATTATTCCTTTTGAAATAAATAGCTTCCATGCTTTTACAAAACCTTCATTTTTGCTTAGTAGCTTTTTTCCAAGCAAATAAATTCCTCCTATAATCAGTATTTTTTATTTATTATATCATTCATATAAAGTTTATAACTCCTTTATAGAAAAAAAGCTATATTGCTCGAAAAATCACTTTCTATTTTGAGACATCGTTTTTAAAAATCTTCTAATTTACTTTTATATTCTCTACCTAAATAATCTTTAACGACAATTTGTATTTTAACATTATCTACCATCTCTTCAAATCCAACATCTTTAAATAGCTCATCTAATTCAAATATATTGCTATATTCCCATTTATCTATCTCACCATGTAAACATTCTTTTTCTGCCACATCTGTAATATCAACGCTTTTTATTAATTTTTCTTTATAATATATATTTGCTTTTGCAGATTTTATTTTAAGTTTTTCTAAGCCTCTATAGAAATTTTGAATTCTTGCAAAAACCTCTACTTGAGAATTACTCATAGTTGGAAAATAGACCTCAAAATCTATTCTGTTCATTAATTTATTATATAAATCTATATCCTCAAGTTTTCCTGTTTTTTTACTATTTTTATTTTCTGCAACTACCTGAAATTCATAATTTTTATCGTAAGAAAGCTTTGCTTTTGCTTTGTAATTTAATCCTCCTATATGAATAGCTTCTATCTTACTCCATTTCTCTATTTCTCCATTATTTTCTTCTCCATATAAAACATATACTTTTTCATTTTTCCCTAAATCTCTAAAGGTCCAATTAAATGTAACTTTGGCTTGGTCAAATTTATCGTCTATGTTAACAATGTCATAATCTTTATCAATAATCCACACATGCTCTCTTCTAATATCATAAAGGGTCATTTTAATATCTCGGTCAATACTACTAAATCTTCCGTCTAAATGATTCACAGATGATTTCACTTTTTCTATAGAGTTTTGCATTTCTTGTAGCTTATAGCCCATTCTAATATTTAAAGCAAGCAATATAGCAATCACTATGCTTATTGCCACTTCTTTTTTCCTCATTTTTTGTCCTCCTTTAAATATATATAATACAATCACAACTTTTATATACCTTCATATTCATTCTAACACAAAAGGAAAAATATAGAATTGTTTAAGCTTGAAAATTTACAGGAATAAATACCTACATATAAATCATTCCATACTCCTATAAACTCTTATAGCTTTTAGGGTAAAATGATAATAATAGAACTAATCTTAAATTAGAAATGGGGGGAATGCCATGACTGCTAAATTGAAAACTGTTAAACTGCCAGTAAATCAATTAGCTGAAAATATGGTTATTGGGGTAGACATTATAGATCATGAAGGAAGAAAGCTTATCAGAAAAGGCTATAAAATAAAATCACCTGATAGAATAAAGGATTTATTAAAAAAACATAATATTGAAAATATTGGTATCCATTTATGTGAAATCGAGTACCTAAAGAATAAAGAAGAGCTTCCTATTCCTGATGCTAAAGATATGTCTTTGATAAATACGTTAGAAGAAGAAATCGTTTATTTCAAGGAAAGCTTACCTACTATTAAAGCAAGTATCTCTACTTACTTTCAGCATATATTAGATGGTAAAGAAATAAATCCTACTACTTTGAAAGAATATACAAAGGAAAATCTTAAGATTTTTAATTTGAGAACAAATATATTCCAGCTTATTGAAATCATGAGAAAAATGGATCATACTGTTTATACGCACTGCTATAACGTAGCTTTAACAAGCTATACAATAGGGAAATGGATGCAGCTTTGTGAAAAGGATTTAGAAGAATTGTTTTTAGCAGCAATGCTTACAGATATAGGAAAGCTTCAAATACCAAAAGAAATATTATATAAAAAAGATTCTTTAACTCATGAAGAAAAAATAGAAATTCAAAAGCATACAATCTACAGTTATAATCTTATAAAGCCTTATTCATGTATTAGCTATAAAATAAAGCAAGCCGTACTCACCCATCACGAAAGAATGAATAATACAGGATATCCTTTAAGATTAAAAGCATCAGATATCCCTTTGTATAGTAGGATTATCGCTGTAGCTGATATCTATAATACTTTGATATCAGAGGGCATTGGAATCTTTACAGTATTTGATGTGCTAAAAAATATGGAAACAGATTATAAAAAGCTATTAGATCTAAACATACTATATACTTTCTTAAAATATATAGGGCAATGCTTTATAGGGCAAAAGGTAAAATTAAACAACAATCAGCTTGGAGAAGTAATTTTTATCAATAATAAACATATGAACAAACCTATTATAAGACTAATGTCTAGCAATAAAATAATTGATACGAATAAATATAGCCACAATTGGAAAATAAAAGAATTTATTATATAGATATGATGGATGTATTGATAAAACTAAATCTCTAATGGATTATAAAAAAGTAGCATAGATAAAAAACACAAATATCTATTTTACACTGTCCGTATGTCTTTTTTAGATCTACCAACTTTTACAACTTATTTCAAACCTCCTGCTTTTCTTATTCCATCACAATCTGTGTTTTAAGAGCAATTCTCCTGTATAATCTATTATTTTCAAAGCAATCTATCAAGCAAAGGAGGAATTTCATAATCTCATTACGAATTTTACATAAAAAATAGTATTGGTACCTTTGTTAATATATAAAAAATCTATTTGTAAAGGAGAATGCTCAAATGAAAGTAAAGGTTTATACATTAAATGCATTTGGAAAGTCAAATAATGGAGGAAATCCTGCTGGCGTTGTATTAAATGCAAATACTTTATCAACTGAAGTTATGCAAAGGATTGCAAAAGAGGTTGGGTTTTCAGAAACTGCATTTGTACAAAAATCAGATGTTGCAGACTTTAAAGTAAGATTTTTCACTCCTAGTGAAGAGATTGATTTATGTGGACATGCTACCATTGCCTGCTTTTATGTATTAGCAAATAAAAGCATCAGCAACCCTGGAAAATACAAACAAGAAACAAAGGCTGGTGTATTAGATTTAGAAGTAAAAATAGATGGTACGATTTTAATGAATCAAGCTCTTCCTGAATTTCTTGATATTATTGATCAAAAAGAAATTGCAGCTTCTTTAAATATTTCAGAGGATAAAATTGCATCTGACTTGCCTATTCAAATCGTATCTACTGGATTAAAGGATATTTTAATCCCTATCAAAAATTTAGATACTTTACTTACAATGACACCAGATTTCGATAAGATTGCAGAAATAAGTAAAAAATATAACGTAATAGGATATCATGCCTTCACATTAGAAACAAAGTTTGACAGTACTGCTCATTGTAGAAATTTTGCCCCTTTATATGCTATTCCTGAAGAATCAGCAACAGGTACCTCTAACGGGGCTTTAAGCTGTTACTTATTTAAATATGGAAAAGTTACAGCCAAAAATAAAAATAATTTAATTTTCGAGCAAGGATATTCAATTAATCAGCCTTCTGAAATAAGAGCTAGTCTATCAACAAATGATAAAAATATCATAGAGATAAAAGTTGGGGGAAATGCTTCTGCCCTTAAAGAAAAAATGCTTGAAGTATAAAAATAATATTGTAAGAGTCTATCGGGAAATAAAAATCAGCCCTTCAACAAAGAAAAAATTTCCCGATAGCCTATTTATTAACTCATGAAATTAAAATATGCCAAAATCAGAGCGCCTAAAATAATTCTATAGTATCCAAACACCTTGAAGTCTTTTCTTCTTATGTATCTCATGAAGAAAGCAATTACTGCTAATGCTACAACAAAAGAAACAACTACTCCGATAAATAAAAGCATCCACTGATCAGAAGTAATATGTATTCCTTTTTTCATCAAAGAATAAGCAGTAGCCCCTGCCATAGTTGGAATAGCTAGAAAAAACGAAAACTCCGCAGCTACCTGTCTATTCGCTCCTAAAAGCATAGCTCCAATAATAGTTGCAGCAGATCTAGATGTTCCAGGAACCATAGCAAGACATTGAATCAGTCCTATTACAAATGCTGTTTTGAAGGTCATTTCCTGAATAGAATTTATTCTAGAAAATTTTCTTCTTTTTTCTAATAAAATAATAACAATTCCTCCAATAAAAAGAGTAGTTGCTACTACAGTAGGATTAAATAACCTATCTAAATAATCTCCTATTAAAAGACCTAAAACAACTGCAGGAATAAAAGCAACAATAACCTTCATCCAAAGCTTAATCGTATCTCTTTTCTGTCTTATTGTCTTTCTTTTAGAAAAAGGATTTAATTTATTAAAGTATAAACAAACAACTGATAAAATAGCACCAAACTGTATAATTACATCAAAAGCATTGGCAAATTCACCTTTAAATTCAATCCAATGATTTACCAAAATAAGATGTCCAGTACTGCTGATCGGCAAAAATTCTGTAATTCCCTCTACAATAGAAAGTATAATAACCTTTATAATATCACTCACAGATATAATCCTCCTCTCAAAATTGACCTGATATTAGTATAGTTGTATTTGTTAAGAAAAGCAAGTTAAGTATAAATATAAAAACCTGTCGCTTTATTTAGCTAACAGGTTTCTATAAAAAGATAGCTTTCTTATTGAGGCAATAATATAAACCGAATGACAAATAATATAGCAAGTACATACATAATAGGATGAACTTCTTTATACTTTCCTACACTGATTTTCATAATTGGATAAAAGATAATTCCTGCAGCAATACCATTTGCAATACTATAGCTAAAAGGCATCATAGCAATAGTAAAAAATGCTGGTACAGCTTCTGTAAAATCTTCAAAATTCACTTCCTTTATAGATTCAAGCATTAAAACCCCTACAATAATTAAAGCTGGTGCAGTTGCTTGTGCAGGTACAACTCCAACAACACCCCCAAAGAATAAAGAAAGAATAAATAAAATACCTACAACCAGCGTAGTTAGTCCTGTTCTTCCTCCTTCTGCAATACCTGCAGTTGATTCAACATACGTAGCAGTAGTTGCTCCACCAAGCATAGAACTAAAGGTCGTTGCAATAGCATCTGCTAAAAGTGCCTTTTTCATTCCTCTAATCCTTCCGTCCTTTTTAATCATATTAGCTCTTTGAGCTGTTCCTACTAATGTACCAATAGTATCAAATAAATCTACTAAGCTAAATGTTAAAACAACCATTATAACACTTGTAAGAGCTCCTATTATCCCTTTCCCACCATGAGATAATAATCCACTAAAATCCATAGCCATCAATGTAGGTGCTACAGATGGAGGAATACTGATAAGCTTTAATCCATGAATATCTGTAATTCCCATTGGAATACCAATTATAGTAGTTAGCAAAATTGATATTAGCATAGCTCCCTTTATGCCTCTTGCTATAAGAATTGCCATAATCACAATTCCTATTAATGTCAGTACTACATTTTTATCTGTAAAATCACCAAAGCTTACAAGCGTTCCAGGGTTAGCGATCACAATTCCTCCACTTTTTAAACCAATAAGCGCAATGAACAATCCAATCCCTGCAGTGATTGCCACCTTTATATTTTGTGGCAGACAGTTAACAATCTTTTCTCTTATTGAAGTTATCGTAATTAAAATAAATAAAATCCCAGAAATCATTACAGCAGCTAATCCTTGTTGCCAAGTATATCCTAATGTCAAGCAAACACTATATGAAAAAAATGCAGTAAGTCCTATTCCAGGTGCTACAGCAAATGGGAGATTTGCGTATAATGCCATTACCAAAGTACCAATTGCTGCTATAATACAAGTTCCTGTAAAAGCTGAAGCCACAACAGGATCATTCAAAGTCGACAAAGCTAAAGCTGCATCTCCTTTAAGCCCTGCTGCGTTCATACCAGAAGCCTTCAATATATTTGGAATTACCAAAAGGGCATATGCCATTGTAATAAATGTAGTAAATCCTGCTAATACTTCTGTTTTAAAATCTGTTCCATTCTCTGACAATTTGAAAAATGATTCCATAATTTTCCCTCCTCAAAAAAAATCTGCCATCAGACTATGTGTAAATCTGATGACAGAATTTGACTATTTCTGTCTATAGATATGTACCTTTTAGGCATGACTTATTTACAAAAGAAATAATCTTCTGTAGATAAGGTACTTTTCTCAAATTTATTGAGGAGTAACCTATATGCATTTTAAAATACATATCTATCGATTTACCATAGTTAGAAATTTACGGTTTCTAGTAGATACTTC includes:
- a CDS encoding sigma-54-dependent Fis family transcriptional regulator codes for the protein MLGKKLLSKNEGFVKAWKLFISKGIIEKDLIRDVIAYSWMRSKLHGVDPMDEEIKNELSDEAFEKKYRKSIFLIKTAMPFMHSLRQIVENTGFIVRLTDKDGYVIECIGDYELIKKYGKLNIYKGCNVQEAVIGTNAIGTALEIGQPIQVIGAEHYCKQYHNWASSACPIRGEKEEIIGVLSATGPKENVHPHTLGMVVAAAQAIGKKMKLEKTNKKLDRANKHFYAIMESISEGLICTDNKGIIMDINLFARRFLGLKEEDILGENIHAILDQKNYDRIMRRINNGKKYEEEEIYFKTKKGKDISCIVTVTPILDRGTNEVEGVVFTFKESKTVHSLVNKIVGAEARFRFNDILGNSKKIKEAIRLATLAAGTDTTILLLGESGTGKELFAQAIHNESQRRKKPFVFLNCGAIPRELVGSELFGYVEGAFTGAKRGGHPGKFELADGGTIFLDEIGDMPLDTQTNLLRVLETRQIVRIGGHNVIPIDVRVIAATHKDLKKEVELGNFREDLFYRLNVMPIKTPSLRERKEDIKIFIDYFIEKFSSRMEKNIKGVHESFYRGMMNYHWPGNVRELQNVIQLVVNIVDDGEILTYKHLPNNMKSSNLPKGFGFTEQLMSLEEIEKMAIVKTIQEVDGNLALASKILGIGRSTLYRKIEKYDLKYVSK
- a CDS encoding HD-GYP domain-containing protein, translated to MTAKLKTVKLPVNQLAENMVIGVDIIDHEGRKLIRKGYKIKSPDRIKDLLKKHNIENIGIHLCEIEYLKNKEELPIPDAKDMSLINTLEEEIVYFKESLPTIKASISTYFQHILDGKEINPTTLKEYTKENLKIFNLRTNIFQLIEIMRKMDHTVYTHCYNVALTSYTIGKWMQLCEKDLEELFLAAMLTDIGKLQIPKEILYKKDSLTHEEKIEIQKHTIYSYNLIKPYSCISYKIKQAVLTHHERMNNTGYPLRLKASDIPLYSRIIAVADIYNTLISEGIGIFTVFDVLKNMETDYKKLLDLNILYTFLKYIGQCFIGQKVKLNNNQLGEVIFINNKHMNKPIIRLMSSNKIIDTNKYSHNWKIKEFII
- a CDS encoding PhzF family phenazine biosynthesis protein; its protein translation is MKVKVYTLNAFGKSNNGGNPAGVVLNANTLSTEVMQRIAKEVGFSETAFVQKSDVADFKVRFFTPSEEIDLCGHATIACFYVLANKSISNPGKYKQETKAGVLDLEVKIDGTILMNQALPEFLDIIDQKEIAASLNISEDKIASDLPIQIVSTGLKDILIPIKNLDTLLTMTPDFDKIAEISKKYNVIGYHAFTLETKFDSTAHCRNFAPLYAIPEESATGTSNGALSCYLFKYGKVTAKNKNNLIFEQGYSINQPSEIRASLSTNDKNIIEIKVGGNASALKEKMLEV
- a CDS encoding undecaprenyl-diphosphate phosphatase; the encoded protein is MSVSDIIKVIILSIVEGITEFLPISSTGHLILVNHWIEFKGEFANAFDVIIQFGAILSVVCLYFNKLNPFSKRKTIRQKRDTIKLWMKVIVAFIPAVVLGLLIGDYLDRLFNPTVVATTLFIGGIVIILLEKRRKFSRINSIQEMTFKTAFVIGLIQCLAMVPGTSRSAATIIGAMLLGANRQVAAEFSFFLAIPTMAGATAYSLMKKGIHITSDQWMLLFIGVVVSFVVALAVIAFFMRYIRRKDFKVFGYYRIILGALILAYFNFMS
- a CDS encoding NCS2 family permease yields the protein MESFFKLSENGTDFKTEVLAGFTTFITMAYALLVIPNILKASGMNAAGLKGDAALALSTLNDPVVASAFTGTCIIAAIGTLVMALYANLPFAVAPGIGLTAFFSYSVCLTLGYTWQQGLAAVMISGILFILITITSIREKIVNCLPQNIKVAITAGIGLFIALIGLKSGGIVIANPGTLVSFGDFTDKNVVLTLIGIVIMAILIARGIKGAMLISILLTTIIGIPMGITDIHGLKLISIPPSVAPTLMAMDFSGLLSHGGKGIIGALTSVIMVVLTFSLVDLFDTIGTLVGTAQRANMIKKDGRIRGMKKALLADAIATTFSSMLGGATTATYVESTAGIAEGGRTGLTTLVVGILFILSLFFGGVVGVVPAQATAPALIIVGVLMLESIKEVNFEDFTEAVPAFFTIAMMPFSYSIANGIAAGIIFYPIMKISVGKYKEVHPIMYVLAILFVIRFILLPQ